Within the Bacteroidota bacterium genome, the region ACACTCCGGAGCGTTTATCAAAACCCGTATGCAGGGCATAGCCGGTCCGGCGTCCGCTTCCCACCTGACGATCCGTAAACGCCGCAGCGCCCGTAAACTGATACCGGTTCTGCCAGAGCCGAAAATCCCAATCAAACCCACCCGCCACGTTATGTCGCCAGGATGCTCCCTGGCTTTGAGGCAGCTCAGCGTAGCTTGTGGCCATAACTCCCACATAGGCGTTTCCGAAGAGTTCTTGCTTGAGCCGAAGGGCGGCGTAGTTCTGAGCGGGCTTGAAGCGATTGCCTGTTACGGCTTCGATGAGGCCGAAGGAAAAACCACCGGCTGAACGGCCCGTGAGCTTAGCCGCCCCGATGATGGGGGCTTTGGAGCCGATGCGGCGCGTATACAACAGGGCGTCCCCCAACCCCCCGAAGGTGTAGTCGAAAATTTGCACCCCCTCCAGAAAGAAGGGGCGCCGCTCCGGAAAGAACGTTTCGAAGGTGGTCAGGTTCAGCTCGGCGGGATCGGATTCGACCTGGCCGAAATCGGGGTTGAGGGTCAGATCCAAGAGTATGTTGCTGGCCAAGCCCAGCTTCGCATCTACCCCTCCGTCGTAGCGCACATCCTGGGGCAGCCGGGTCGGGACGGCAGGCTGCGTCTGGAGTTTGGAAGAGGTATACGGCAGGAGCTGGGCGATGCCTCTCGGCTCAATCTGGCGGATCCCCTCCAGTAGGCCGAAGTGCGAGACGTATCCGCGGACCGTACGGGGGACCATCACCCATTCGGAAACCTCAGCCTTGCGGGGGATCTGGCGCCGGAAGTTGATCCCCCATGTATGCTGCGCTAGCTTTGGGAAACGCAGCTGGCTGTAGGGGATGCGCATTTCAACGGCCCAGCCCCATTCGTGTAAGGCTACCTCCGCCTCCCAGACCGCATTCCAGCTGCGATCCATGCTGCCGAATCCGCCCGGGCCACGTCCCCCGCCCTGGCCGTCGTTGGTGATGATCCCGTCGGCGAGCGTGCCCGCGGCGTTGACGCCGAACACGTAAGCGGTGCGGCGGTCCAGGTAGCTGTCGATGGCCACGTAGAACCAGTCGGCTTGCACCCAATCGTCGCGACGACCCAGCCGGCGCACGATGCGAGCCGGTTCCTGATCGTATAGCCAGGCCGCTATGTAAAGGTTGTTGTCGTCGTAGAGCAAACGCACTTCGGTCCGCTCCGTGGCCGGAGCGCCCTCTACAGGCTCGTATTGAATAAAATCCGTGGTTGGGGGAGCCTCTTGCCAGATGGGCTCCTCCGGTTTGCCGTCGATGCGAGGCGCCGTGGCCGTGCGCACCGCCTGCACGGTCCGTTGGGAGGAGGCGGAGGCGTTTTGCTTGATGCGGTCTGCCTCGCCTGTTAGCAGAAGGGACAGGATGATTCCGTAGATGCCTTGAATGCTCATCATAGGGATCGCGTAGCTAAAGGGTGCACAAAAGTACACGCGGAATTCGCCCCGTATACGCTCATCTTTTCGGGGGCGATCCCGAGTTACAACAAAATTGCAGCTCGAGCCTCAGAGGCGCAAAAAAGAGACTATAGCTACCGAGTCGTCTCTTGGTAAGCTTTTGCGAACAGCCTCCGTTGCGGAGGAGGCCATAAGGCCGTAGATTTTGCTTGGTGCGTAAGCGAGGAGGTTTTCCAGTCATGCTACGGGTTGGGGTTGTCCTGAGCCTGCTGGGCCTGGTCGTGTCGACGGCTTGGGCGCAGACGGGATCGATTCGAGGCCGCGTTGTGGATGCCACCACAGGTGAGCCGCTTCCGGGCGTAAACGTGCTCTTGCGCGGCCTCGGGATAGGCGCTGCCACCGACATCGAGGGCCGTTATAGCTTAGAACGCGTCCCCCCTGGAGAACAGACGCTGGAAGTGCGCTATGTGGGATACCGGACGCAGACGCGCACGCTGCGCGTCGCGGCCGGGCAAGTGATAACGGCTGATTTTCGGCTTGAGCCCACGGCCTTGGAGCTAGGCGAAATCGTCGTAACCGGCGCTGGGGGGCCGGTTGAGAAGCGTAAGCTCGGCAATACGATTGCCACGATCGACGTTGCCGCTCTGCGTGAGGCGCCGATCAAGTCGTTTTCCGACCTGCTGCAGGGTCGCGAGCCCGGCCTCATCGCGCTGCCTTCAAGCGGCATGACGGGTGAGGGCGCGCGCATCCGCATTCGGGGCTCGGCCTCCATGTCGCAGAGCAACGAGCCCGTGGTCTACGTCGACGGGGTGCGTGTGGACAATGGGGGCGGCTGGCCGGGTTTCGTCGGTACCGGCGGCGGGGGATCGCCTTCGCGCCTGGATGATATCAATCCGGAGGCCATCGAGCGCGTGGAAATCCTCAAGGGCGCCGCCGCGGCCACGCTCTATGGAACCGAGGCCTCGCGGGGTGTCATCCAAATCTTTACGCGTAAGGGCGCCGTTGGCCCTCCTCGCTTGAGCGTGCAGTATCAGCAGGGGGCGCTTTTCCCCATCAAGCGTTTCCCCAAGCTGGTCGGTTTCGCCCGGACACAGGCCATCGCGGATACGATGAGCAAGTACTACGGCCGGACGATCCGGCCCTACGAGTTTGTGGCGGACGACTGGCCCAACCGGCTTTTCGAAACGGGTCGCACCTCGACTTTCTCCATGGCCCTATCCGGGGGTACGCCCGGGGTGACGTATTTCCTGAACGTGCGCATGCAGGACGAAGACGGCGTTATGACGGGCAAAAACCTGCCCTACCCGCCGGGCTTCGGGCCCCGGGCCAACGATCTGCTCCGCCGCATCCAGGCCACCTCCACCGTAAATGTCTTCCCCACGGATCGCTTCCAAGTGCGGGCCACAGCGGGCTATACGGATACGCGCTACGAGGTTCCGGACAACAGCAACTCGATCTACGCGCCCCTATCGCGGGCCAACTTCAGCCGTCCGGATCTGGTGCGCTACAACAACCCGACGGGCGTATCGGCTTTCGC harbors:
- a CDS encoding carbohydrate binding family 9 domain-containing protein, producing the protein MMSIQGIYGIILSLLLTGEADRIKQNASASSQRTVQAVRTATAPRIDGKPEEPIWQEAPPTTDFIQYEPVEGAPATERTEVRLLYDDNNLYIAAWLYDQEPARIVRRLGRRDDWVQADWFYVAIDSYLDRRTAYVFGVNAAGTLADGIITNDGQGGGRGPGGFGSMDRSWNAVWEAEVALHEWGWAVEMRIPYSQLRFPKLAQHTWGINFRRQIPRKAEVSEWVMVPRTVRGYVSHFGLLEGIRQIEPRGIAQLLPYTSSKLQTQPAVPTRLPQDVRYDGGVDAKLGLASNILLDLTLNPDFGQVESDPAELNLTTFETFFPERRPFFLEGVQIFDYTFGGLGDALLYTRRIGSKAPIIGAAKLTGRSAGGFSFGLIEAVTGNRFKPAQNYAALRLKQELFGNAYVGVMATSYAELPQSQGASWRHNVAGGFDWDFRLWQNRYQFTGAAAFTDRQVGSGRRTGYALHTGFDKRSGVWTFFSGFRMYSPDFNPNDLGRLRRPDLINLSLGLGHLVNNNQPFGPFRRASMRAFFWNSWNFARRPLGSNLNTNLNGEFHNYWNANLNLSLNNLFRGYDDRESRGNGLYRPPMSWSVRTEVRTDPRRPIQLELSAAHGRDMKQRREWEVGLDLNLRLGTRLELSPEVSLGRLDRVEAWVRNATYVYEPSSGWHIESGRTRYRLSFPDAEQEQIFRAALGAALPQVQNGRYYLSTFSDRTTRQVDISLRGSVLLTRELSLQLYSQLFTARGRYEAFRVLLDPDRFAPVPGYPIVEDFYRRNFNLNAVLRWEFRPGSVLYIVWTQQRQGNGQTFFVSDWRSLQDTFQLEPANLFMVKLNYLFMR